The genomic interval GGCCTCAGGGGGTTTTCTGGTTTTGGGTTAATCACTATATATGAAAAGTTCTAAAACTTTAATATATTTTCTGTTTCAatgcctcaccattttcaagatgtgTTTGCTTTAAGTGAATGACAacacttgtttacattcagagactgCAAACCTGTACATACCGAGTTCTGCTCTATGCTGAGAAGGGGGATACAATTGAAAGGCTCTGCGAGCAAAACACAGATAAGCAGCGTGTGTAACATCTCATGGATCGTTTTCTACAACGTGTAAACCCAGGCCGGACGGGATACAGTTGTATCTACTTCTCAGCGGAGAGCAGGATTAGACGTCGTTCACatatgcattggaggctccgtcgCAGAGCTGACAaaaattaccggaaacaatagtgtagcatCCTGcgctgtttccggtaaaaccacgtacaccccgacggaaaccattcaatgggttccgtcaccCATGATGGTGCAACAGAACCAGTGCTTTCCggtttttcccttgttctgctcctctgatgaagCAAAGCAATGAAATGGGggaaacgcaggtgtgaacgaggccttaggtaTGTACAAGTTCACTACCTCTAAATATAAACAAGCGTTCTCATTCACGAATAGCAAAAACATCTTGAAAATGGGGAGAAACTGGAACAAAGAAGATTAGAAAAATGTAGAACTTTCATGTTTACAGCGATTACGTTTTACTTACATAAAACCGATAAACACCTTTACGTTCTTGCCAATAAGTTtctaggggttttcccaccagacTTCTACCATATACCAATTTGAGACGCCACAAACATCTGATCTCTGGGGGTCTATCCTCCGAGACCCCCAACACCTGAGAACAGGGGTGTCCACGTCAAGTTCCCAGCAGGGAAGCCGGCATGCAATAgcatcccattaaagtcaatggatcacACAGAAACATAATGCGGAGGAAAACGTCAGCTGACCGATAATAAAAATGATCATAATTAACATTATATAATGACCGTTACAACTTATATCAGAAAAAGGAACATTGGTTGATAACTGAACGGTCTCTGGCACCTGTCTGCAGCACATACTCATATCATTATATAAAGCAAGAGGCTATTAGGGGACCTGTAATTCCATAACTGGGCGCCATTATATTAGACTAATCCTGCAAATGACTAGCAGCGATGTACTGACCGGGACTCCTGCTGTAACTACATTAACCCCCATAGCACTATAATAGATGAAGCAGAGCGCTCTCTGCATGGTCCACCGGGGGTAACTACATTCGCTAGACAATACTACCGTATATATAACATGCGGCATGGACGATATCATTTTAATTCTACGCAACGTTTACGACTTACTTTCTCTTTCAGGCATCTTCACGGCCGCATATACACCAAGCGGAAACAGGAAATACTTTACATTTACCCACAGGCCCCCTGTTTACTAACGTTTACCGCCCACAAACATGTGACCCGGAAGCACGCTTTTATTGGATGAAACATTGTCAGATGGAGCAGAAGACGGATGAACGTTCATTGGTTAAGAGAGCTATCACTCATTAGTTTTAGATGGCTGTGATTGGCGGTAGGGGTTCGCGTTGCTTTAGGGAAGATGGCGGCTACCATAGTGAGAAACATCGGATCAAAGCTGAGCAAGAATGTGAGGGAAATCAGGATTCACCTGTGTCAGAAGTCGGCGGGCAGTCAGGGGGTCAGGTGAGGAGGAAGACAGACAGGCGGGAGATACGAGACTGTGTTGTAACCTTTAGTGCGTGACTACTAAGGTCACCTTCCTGGCAATGTCACTGAGACTTGCTGGGATTGTGGTTGTTACAGAACTTGTTTTCTAGGGACTCCCGGGACTTTACAATGAATCCCTTGGCCACTCTAGAATACCAGGGATTAACCTCTTCAGCACCCTAGATTAAAACCACGTAGCAATGTGTGACTGTGTGTGGTCATTGGATTGTTTGGTTACTATATATTATTTGAGCGCTATATGGGAATATCTGAAGATCTCTGGCAGTAAAACTATTATTATGTAAAACATAGCCGTGTGGGGTTGTTCAGCAAAGAAATCCAGAGGGGGTTCTTGACCCAGTGCTGCTCTTCATCAGTTCTGGGGATTGGTTCGCTGACCCCCATAATCAGATCGTGATATTTTATCGTTCGGACGCCGTGGCCTGGTAAGGTGGCGAAATGCTTGTAGTGCGGCGGCGCTGTGCAAATATTACTGTGCGCTGGTATTTGGGTATAAACGTTTTGGGTAAGTGCATATTCGGAAATGTTATAATGGGGGAGGGCCCTATTTTCTCTGAAATCCTAAACTCTGAATTTGGTGAAATTGTTCTCATTTTGTTTGGGGGGTTTTGTAGCAGTCGCTTGAAAATAACTTTAAAACTTTTTGGCGGGATAAAGCTGAAccggttgtttttgttttttttccccagagaTTTCATTGAGCAGAATTATGTTGCACTCAAAAAGGCTAATCCAGAATTTCCCATACTGATTAGAGAGTGTTCTGAAGTTCAACCCAAACTGTGGGCGAGATATGGTGAGTACATGGAAagtacagcgccccctgcagtcCTGTTCCCCATGCGAAATGCATGAGGTGGAAATGTTGGTAGCACGTCCGCAATATGTGCCTCCTGCACTTGTGTAGTAAATGGCATGGAGATTTTGGATGGTGACCTCCGGCCATAGTCCTTTTGCTCAAACTCCTTTAGGAAATACCTAAAAATCCATGTAATTGCCTCAAAGGTGTTgtctggacttttttttttttattattgatggcccgtccttaggataggccataatatcagatcggtgggggtccgactcccggcactgtAGGGGCAACTGCGTTTGTAGCCACAGCCTcgtcagtgtttaccaggcacagcgccctaCAAATTGGTAGAAACACTGCATAAAAGTGCACCGCATATCTGTCCTGGAATCCGCACGGAATTCCGGTCGAAAAACGTTTTTCGGGCGTAATCTCTGCTGCGGAGAACAGTGGTTGAtgataggcaaaaaaaaaaaaaaaaaagtgcatactTTAcctgttgtcatggtgacgctTTGTGTTCTCATCCagacccgcctcctgggatgaaatgtcacccaggaggccagcctgaacGGAGAGCAAAATAACCCGTTGCTATGACAACGGGGTATTAGGCCGAATGCACACGATGGTTATTACGTGTAGATTTTCGAGCGGCAAATTCGCAACATAACATGGTACCGGCACAGTaagtgagatttcaagaaatctcatctacacgttgcattttttttttcttctgcacgtaaattcacctacggtgcgtattttaaaatccgcagcttgtcaatttatcttgtgttaaacgcacctatttccgcatcaaaatg from Rhinoderma darwinii isolate aRhiDar2 chromosome 3, aRhiDar2.hap1, whole genome shotgun sequence carries:
- the NDUFA2 gene encoding NADH dehydrogenase [ubiquinone] 1 alpha subcomplex subunit 2, coding for MAATIVRNIGSKLSKNVREIRIHLCQKSAGSQGVRDFIEQNYVALKKANPEFPILIRECSEVQPKLWARYDFGREVSIPIHNESADQVAKALESVVNSKP